Proteins encoded by one window of Arabidopsis thaliana chromosome 2, partial sequence:
- a CDS encoding Calcium-dependent lipid-binding (CaLB domain) family protein (Calcium-dependent lipid-binding (CaLB domain) family protein; CONTAINS InterPro DOMAIN/s: C2 calcium/lipid-binding domain, CaLB (InterPro:IPR008973), C2 calcium-dependent membrane targeting (InterPro:IPR000008); BEST Arabidopsis thaliana protein match is: Calcium-dependent lipid-binding (CaLB domain) family protein (TAIR:AT1G04540.1); Has 1158 Blast hits to 704 proteins in 125 species: Archae - 2; Bacteria - 40; Metazoa - 222; Fungi - 104; Plants - 382; Viruses - 4; Other Eukaryotes - 404 (source: NCBI BLink).) produces MSIFPSFQLLELNIISAQDLAPVSRKMKTYAVAWVHSERKLTTRVDYTGGGNPTWNDKFVFRVSEDFLYADTSAVVVEIYALHWFRDVHVGTVRVLISNLIPPNRRPGYRSNEEYRRTPPPGMRFVALQVRRPSGRPQGILNIGVGILDGSMRSMPLYTNMDSSAVGYRDLLGEEDPNLQNLHLNSFKGSSKNPQSPSSKQYQSVVSRPPMLRRTRSDTSSMVVSDLLSRVERSRVANRKPASALMSAESETVPTTTGHDSVTSDSELTKSIEYALPYQSPKIPSQGYDSYEPDFIDQSPNHNVLRPRSERQHEPDFIDQSPFRSNDRSRKTPRRSTPMIEKPRPPRDYDRTSSRASPYLSRHGTPLRSNIVASTPIRSNMVSSSPMRSTGVGSTPRRSNILGSTPLRSNIVGSTPIRSNYKATPMKSPMQFGTPMRSNLAGRPVLTESELGPSPSEVAQKMAKERSQAYETESSILSEWSLDDDSNIEGLRSKLERWRTELPPLYDLGSSHQSSDVGSGAMVVANVGGGKSSRKKTPAVKKKHNRRHTEGGGNGLFSCFSNLCGVECTFVCGGGSDQDGSKKKGGSGRLPRLGSADDLSYL; encoded by the coding sequence CTCACCACCCGCGTAGATTACACCGGTGGTGGAAACCCAACTTGGAACGACAAGTTTGTCTTCCGAGTTAGCGAGGATTTCCTCTACGCCGATACTTCAGCCGTCGTGGTTGAAATCTACGCTTTACATTGGTTCCGTGATGTTCACGTTGGCACAGTCCGTGTCCTCATTAGCAACTTAATCCCTCCAAATCGCCGACCTGGATACCGAAGCAACGAGGAGTACCGTCGTACACCCCCTCCCGGAATGCGATTCGTCGCACTTCAAGTTCGCAGACCATCAGGTCGTCCTCAAGGAATATTAAACATCGGTGTGGGAATACTGGACGGATCAATGCGTAGCATGCCACTTTACACCAATATGGACTCTTCTGCAGTAGGTTACAGAGACTtgcttggagaagaagatccaaaTCTGCAGAATTTGCATCTCAATAGCTTCAAAGGAAGCTCAAAGAATCCACAATCACCATCTTCTAAACAATACCAATCCGTAGTCTCGAGACCGCCAATGCTCCGTCGTACAAGGAGCGATACAAGTTCAATGGTCGTTTCCGATCTTCTAAGCAGAGTTGAGCGAAGTCGTGTAGCTAATAGGAAGCCAGCGAGCGCGTTGATGAGCGCAGAATCGGAAACTGTACCTACAACGACGGGACACGATTCAGTGACTTCAGATTCCGAGCTGACGAAATCGATAGAGTATGCACTTCCTTATCAATCCCCAAAGATTCCAAGTCAGGGATACGATTCATACGAGCCTGATTTCATAGATCAATCACCAAATCACAATGTGTTGCGGCCGAGAAGTGAGAGACAACACGAACCTGATTTCATAGATCAATCACCTTTTCGATCAAACGATCGTTCACGCAAAACTCCGAGAAGATCAACACCAATGATCGAGAAACCAAGACCGCCGAGAGACTATGACCGTACAAGCAGCCGCGCTTCACCATATTTGTCAAGACACGGAACGCCGTTGAGATCAAACATCGTCGCGTCTACTCCGATCAGATCTAACATGGTTTCATCAAGTCCAATGAGATCCACCGGCGTCGGATCAACTCCGAGAAGATCTAACATCCTCGGATCGACTCCGTTACGATCCAACATCGTCGGATCAACTCCGATTAGATCTAACTACAAGGCTACACCGATGAAATCGCCTATGCAATTTGGTACTCCGATGAGATCTAATTTAGCAGGAAGACCGGTTTTAACAGAATCCGAATTAGGTCCGTCGCCATCAGAAGTAGCGCAGAAAATGGCGAAAGAGAGATCACAAGCTTACGAAACAGAGAGTTCGATTCTTAGTGAATGGAGCTTAGACGATGATAGTAACATCGAAGGTCTCCGATCGAAACTTGAGAGATGGAGAACAGAGCTTCCGCCGCTTTACGATCTGGGATCGAGTCATCAAAGCAGCGATGTAGGAAGCGGCGCGATGGTTGTTGCTAATGTAGGTGGAGGAAAAAGCTCGAGGAAGAAAACTCCGgcggtgaagaagaagcataatCGCCGTCACACTGAAGGAGGAGGTAACGGACTTTTCTCGTGTTTTAGTAATTTGTGCGGCGTGGAATGCACATTCGTGTGTGGAGGCGGGTCGGATCAAGACGGGTCAAAAAAGAAAGGTGGGTCTGGGCGTTTGCCCCGCTTGGGCTCTGCTGATGATTTGAgttatttatga